The following coding sequences are from one Saprospiraceae bacterium window:
- the ftcD gene encoding glutamate formimidoyltransferase, which translates to MKVSRIIECVPNFSEGRNPQAIQEISDEIRNTPGVKLMHVDPGQSTNRTVMTFAGTPEDVIEAAFRAIKKAALLINMNQHKGEHPRMGATDVCPLIPITGVSMEEAISFSHQLAQRVALELYIPVYLYEKSASESYRTLLADIRAGEYEGLPEKMKLEAWKPDYGPSLPHPTAGATVIGVRDFLIAYNVNLNTKSVPLANEISFDIRENGRPQRDPVSGKLMRDERGEILRIPGKCQGVKAIGWYIDEYKFAQVSMNLTDSSKTTLHEAFEQTRMAAETRGILATGSELVGLVPLKSMLDAGKYFLQKQNRSQGVSDAELIETTIQSLGLNSIQKFEPAKRIIEYMLEEKKVMLKDLSIESFVQEVASESPAPGGGSSAALCGTLGASLATMVANLTAHKKGYESQFQYFSDSAQQGQAAIKALQQLIDEDSAAFNRILEAFRLPKSSPEEKRTRKKAIQAATIYATDVPYRTVVEASNCFPLVEAMARNGNPNSRSDAGVGALCIRTAVEGAALNVFTNCPGIDDLKIREQYISNTQQILAEIRSKTDLLIEWISQSFLAPQTNDTV; encoded by the coding sequence ATGAAAGTTTCACGAATAATTGAATGTGTACCAAATTTTAGTGAAGGTAGGAATCCTCAGGCAATCCAAGAAATTTCTGATGAGATTCGCAACACTCCTGGGGTTAAGTTGATGCATGTCGATCCGGGACAATCCACCAATAGGACTGTTATGACTTTTGCCGGCACACCTGAGGATGTGATCGAAGCCGCTTTCAGAGCGATTAAAAAGGCCGCTTTGCTCATCAATATGAATCAGCACAAAGGAGAGCATCCTCGGATGGGTGCTACAGATGTGTGTCCATTGATCCCAATAACTGGGGTCAGCATGGAAGAAGCAATCTCATTTTCGCATCAACTCGCCCAAAGAGTCGCTTTAGAACTCTACATTCCGGTTTATCTGTACGAGAAAAGTGCCTCTGAGTCGTATCGCACATTGCTTGCAGACATCCGGGCGGGAGAGTACGAAGGTCTTCCTGAAAAAATGAAACTCGAAGCATGGAAACCCGACTATGGACCTTCTCTTCCACATCCAACTGCTGGTGCTACTGTGATTGGCGTAAGGGATTTTCTCATAGCTTACAATGTCAATCTGAACACAAAATCTGTTCCGCTGGCAAATGAAATCTCCTTTGACATCAGAGAAAATGGGAGACCACAGAGAGATCCTGTCTCGGGAAAGTTGATGAGAGATGAACGGGGCGAGATTTTGCGTATTCCGGGAAAATGTCAAGGCGTTAAAGCCATAGGTTGGTATATCGATGAATACAAATTTGCCCAGGTGTCCATGAATCTCACTGATAGTTCAAAGACTACCTTACATGAAGCTTTTGAGCAAACGAGAATGGCAGCTGAAACTCGCGGAATCCTTGCCACCGGGTCTGAGCTGGTTGGCCTTGTTCCATTGAAAAGTATGCTAGATGCAGGCAAGTATTTTCTACAAAAACAAAATAGATCACAAGGTGTCTCCGATGCGGAATTGATCGAGACCACCATTCAATCTTTGGGATTGAACAGCATCCAGAAATTTGAACCTGCAAAAAGAATCATTGAATATATGTTGGAAGAAAAGAAAGTAATGCTAAAAGATTTGAGCATAGAATCATTTGTACAAGAGGTGGCTAGCGAATCTCCTGCACCTGGAGGGGGTTCATCGGCGGCACTGTGTGGTACCTTAGGTGCCAGCCTCGCAACCATGGTAGCCAACCTCACAGCCCATAAGAAAGGCTATGAATCGCAATTCCAGTATTTCAGCGATTCTGCCCAACAGGGACAAGCGGCGATAAAAGCGCTGCAACAGTTAATTGATGAAGATAGCGCCGCTTTCAATCGGATTCTGGAAGCATTCAGACTGCCAAAATCCAGCCCTGAAGAAAAGAGGACTCGAAAAAAAGCAATCCAGGCAGCCACGATTTATGCGACAGACGTACCTTACCGAACAGTTGTTGAAGCTTCAAATTGTTTCCCCCTGGTAGAGGCGATGGCAAGAAACGGTAACCCGAATTCCAGAAGTGATGCAGGAGTAGGCGCATTATGCATTCGTACAGCCGTCGAGGGTGCTGCTCTCAACGTTTTCACGAATTGTCCCGGAATAGACGATCTGAAAATCAGAGAGCAATATATCAGCAACACTCAGCAAATACTTGCCGAGATTCGATCCAAAACCGATCTACTTATTGAATGGATTAGTCAATCTTTCTTGGCACCGCAGACAAATGATACTGTATAA
- a CDS encoding aminotransferase class V-fold PLP-dependent enzyme has product MANLDLQSHFAEFARNIVGFDSEIPTVNGPKPLIYADWVASGRLYKPLEEELLNTYGSFLANTHTEATFTGSFMTRAYHQAKEAIKKHVNASDSDAIILCGSGMTGALAKLQRILGLKCPEQLHSFLDWSRIEKPVVFITHMEHHSNQTSWLESICEVVLIPYDDSGLPDLGQFENLLIQYQNRSLKIASVTACSNVTGVITPFYQIAEIIHRQGGYCFVDFACSAPYIHMDMHPANPLQKLDAIFFSPHKFLGGPGTPGILIFCQSLYHNHIPDQPGGGTVKWTNPWGEHHYVDSIEEREDGGTPPFYQTIKAALAIRLKEKLDPIKIKIREEQLFNRIFDSLSDLEDVHILAGNIRHRIAAFSFFIKDLHYNLGVKLLNDRYGIQMRGGCSCAGTYGHILFGIPIEQSHSICELIDSGDHSQKPGWIRLSIHPVMTDQEIDYILDAIHDIRLNWRTYSREYHYDVQQNLFFHQSELKTESALHLV; this is encoded by the coding sequence ATGGCCAACTTAGATCTTCAGTCTCATTTTGCCGAATTTGCCCGGAATATAGTGGGGTTTGACTCCGAGATTCCGACTGTCAATGGACCAAAACCACTGATTTATGCGGATTGGGTAGCCAGCGGCAGATTATACAAGCCGCTAGAAGAAGAGTTGTTGAATACTTATGGCAGCTTTCTTGCCAATACGCACACCGAAGCTACATTCACAGGTTCTTTCATGACCCGCGCTTATCATCAGGCTAAGGAAGCAATCAAAAAACACGTAAATGCATCGGACAGCGACGCAATCATTCTCTGTGGTTCTGGCATGACAGGTGCACTTGCTAAGTTGCAACGCATATTGGGTCTAAAATGTCCTGAACAATTGCACTCCTTTTTGGATTGGTCGCGAATTGAAAAACCGGTAGTGTTCATCACTCATATGGAACATCATTCCAATCAAACATCATGGTTGGAATCCATCTGTGAGGTTGTCCTCATTCCATATGATGATTCAGGATTACCTGATCTGGGTCAATTTGAGAATTTACTCATTCAGTATCAGAATCGATCCCTCAAGATAGCCTCAGTCACGGCCTGTTCTAATGTGACTGGAGTGATTACTCCATTTTACCAAATCGCAGAAATCATTCACAGACAAGGTGGGTATTGTTTTGTAGATTTTGCATGCAGCGCCCCATATATTCATATGGACATGCACCCGGCAAATCCACTCCAAAAATTAGATGCAATATTCTTTTCGCCACACAAATTTCTAGGAGGGCCTGGTACTCCAGGCATTTTGATCTTTTGTCAAAGTTTATATCATAATCACATTCCTGATCAACCCGGAGGCGGTACCGTAAAATGGACCAATCCTTGGGGAGAGCATCATTATGTGGATTCTATCGAAGAAAGAGAGGATGGAGGCACGCCGCCTTTTTATCAGACCATAAAAGCCGCGCTTGCCATCCGGTTGAAAGAGAAACTTGATCCGATCAAAATCAAAATACGCGAAGAGCAATTGTTCAATCGCATTTTTGATTCTTTGTCTGATTTAGAAGATGTTCATATTTTAGCTGGCAATATCAGACATCGCATTGCCGCATTTTCATTTTTTATCAAAGATTTGCACTATAATCTTGGAGTCAAACTACTCAATGACAGGTATGGTATCCAAATGCGTGGTGGTTGCAGTTGTGCTGGAACGTACGGACATATTCTTTTTGGAATTCCCATCGAACAATCTCACTCCATTTGCGAATTGATTGACAGCGGTGACCATAGTCAGAAACCCGGATGGATCAGATTATCCATACATCCTGTGATGACAGATCAGGAGATCGATTACATATTGGATGCTATCCATGATATCAGGCTTAACTGGAGGACTTATAGCAGAGAATATCATTATGATGTCCAACAAAATTTATTTTTTCATCAAAGTGAATTGAAAACGGAGTCGGCACTGCATCTCGTTTAG
- a CDS encoding gliding motility-associated C-terminal domain-containing protein yields MQNLLKIAFFNFLWLTSGFLLAQNLIPNPGFENCAKCQNGFFELGINSGANDPIDWYAATYGTSDFKSDLPNSGKLHGGFFVGYKKFEYLANHLESPLVAGAKYQCSFYIRLFPNGMSYALDEIGIYFQNGKANFPQAEPLSKLKAQFTTPDRDYILSDHYRKFTFEFIACGGEDQMIVGRMNSWGEADTLLVASKPIANLDQAYPYYIVDDFDLHLIDQVENRAPDTVRVCDQQKVKISLDSSGIYEVLWSNGSNQFLTEIGGESAPLWVEYKFGKDCSSFREDIALVVDKKPNVELKGLLSLCPGKALQVEAVCDGECLGFLWPDGSTGNTFEISEPGKFELQYKWRCQSESLFFEVDTPDYEKDFIITSDVGQICYSDSTFLRASLPKGCLIQKWSNGATDSEIKVFSPGIYELILDCPCGEIKGKIDVKATANCTPIRFPNTIIINGEEVNRTFGPAVPPGLIGRIAEYQLFIFNRWGDKVFETNDIQQRWSPDNNLPPESYIYSGKLKYSVSGNSGIEKYQFKGSVSVIK; encoded by the coding sequence ATGCAAAACTTATTGAAAATAGCATTTTTCAACTTTTTGTGGCTGACGTCAGGATTTCTACTTGCTCAAAACTTAATACCGAATCCGGGATTTGAGAATTGTGCGAAATGTCAGAACGGTTTTTTTGAATTGGGAATTAACAGTGGTGCAAATGATCCGATAGACTGGTATGCTGCAACATATGGGACTTCAGATTTTAAATCTGATCTGCCAAATTCCGGAAAGTTGCACGGTGGTTTTTTTGTGGGATATAAAAAGTTTGAGTACTTGGCAAATCATTTGGAATCTCCTTTGGTTGCCGGTGCCAAATATCAATGCAGTTTTTATATACGCCTATTTCCAAATGGGATGAGTTATGCTTTGGATGAAATAGGCATTTATTTCCAGAACGGAAAAGCAAATTTTCCCCAAGCTGAGCCATTATCCAAACTAAAAGCGCAATTTACCACACCGGATCGCGATTATATTTTGAGCGATCATTACCGTAAATTCACTTTTGAGTTTATTGCATGTGGTGGTGAAGACCAGATGATAGTTGGGCGAATGAATAGCTGGGGAGAAGCTGATACCTTGTTGGTTGCAAGCAAACCAATTGCAAATCTGGATCAGGCATATCCATATTATATAGTTGATGATTTCGACCTCCATTTGATTGATCAAGTTGAAAACAGAGCTCCTGACACTGTAAGAGTATGCGATCAGCAGAAAGTGAAAATCAGCTTGGATAGCTCCGGTATCTATGAGGTATTATGGAGTAATGGCTCAAATCAATTTTTAACTGAGATCGGGGGTGAATCAGCACCCTTGTGGGTGGAGTATAAATTTGGAAAAGACTGCAGTTCATTCAGAGAGGACATCGCTTTAGTGGTGGATAAAAAGCCAAATGTCGAGCTCAAAGGCTTGCTTTCATTGTGCCCTGGAAAGGCCTTGCAAGTGGAGGCTGTTTGTGACGGAGAGTGCCTGGGTTTTTTATGGCCGGATGGAAGTACCGGAAATACATTTGAGATTTCGGAACCCGGCAAGTTTGAACTTCAATACAAATGGCGCTGTCAATCTGAAAGCCTGTTCTTCGAAGTAGATACTCCTGATTACGAGAAAGACTTCATTATCACCTCAGATGTTGGGCAGATATGTTATTCTGATTCTACTTTTTTGAGGGCATCGTTACCCAAGGGTTGCCTGATACAAAAATGGTCAAACGGAGCGACAGATTCAGAAATCAAGGTGTTCAGCCCGGGAATATACGAGTTGATTTTAGATTGCCCTTGTGGCGAGATAAAAGGAAAGATAGACGTTAAAGCGACAGCCAATTGTACTCCAATCCGATTTCCAAACACCATCATCATCAACGGTGAGGAGGTGAATCGCACTTTCGGTCCTGCTGTTCCACCGGGATTGATAGGTCGAATCGCAGAGTATCAACTCTTTATTTTTAATCGTTGGGGTGATAAAGTGTTTGAAACAAATGACATCCAGCAAAGATGGAGTCCGGACAATAATTTACCTCCGGAGAGTTATATATATTCTGGGAAATTAAAATACTCTGTGTCAGGCAATTCAGGGATAGAAAAATATCAATTTAAAGGAAGTGTAAGCGTAATAAAGTAA
- the htpG gene encoding molecular chaperone HtpG — protein sequence MQSGKISVQTENIFPIIKKFLYSEHEIFLRELISNAIDASNKLRTLSSKGEFKGDLGELKIEVIPNAESKTLTIRDYGIGMDEEEVKKYLNQLAFSSAQEFLEKYKDEVNIIGHFGLGFYSAFMVADKVEVITKSYKNGAQAVKWTCAGDTDFTLENTDKENRGTDIVLHLSADSVEFSENYKIQELLEKFCKFLPIPIQLGTKTEKHTVDDVETDVEVPNIINNISPLWKKSPSEASDQDYISFYQELYPFSPEPLFWIHLNIDYPFHLTGILYFPKIKNQLEVQKNKIHLYSNQVFVTDDVKEIVPEFLMLLHGVIDSPDIPLNVSRSYLQSDQQVRKITGYITKKVAEKLHDLFKKDRLDFEKKWDDIGVFIKYGMISDDKFAEKAHQFALLKNSEKQYFTLEEYKEKIKELQTDKNQKLNLLYSSDPHSQFASIRKCTDRGYDVVIFDNVIDNHFIQHLEYKESLQCKRVDADTIDKLIEKESVAESVLSEEEMKAVENLFKQSSQNKSSQTLVQSLSPSDPPIQIVRPEFMRRMSEMQHMMHFMKGDEANPFKDSYTVVVNANHSLICDKLQKEQNDDEKNNLVNYLIQLAMIENQMLSGKELHEFVQDRLQQIG from the coding sequence ATGCAAAGCGGTAAAATATCAGTACAAACGGAAAACATTTTTCCGATTATTAAGAAATTCCTTTATTCCGAACACGAGATTTTCCTGAGGGAATTGATTTCAAATGCGATAGACGCCAGCAATAAACTCAGGACCTTATCATCCAAAGGCGAGTTTAAAGGTGACCTTGGAGAGCTTAAAATAGAAGTCATTCCGAATGCAGAAAGTAAAACACTGACCATACGAGATTATGGTATAGGAATGGATGAAGAGGAAGTGAAAAAATATCTCAATCAGTTGGCTTTCTCTTCTGCACAGGAATTTTTGGAAAAGTACAAGGACGAAGTAAATATCATAGGGCATTTTGGATTGGGTTTTTATTCGGCATTTATGGTTGCCGATAAAGTGGAAGTCATTACCAAATCTTATAAGAATGGTGCTCAAGCAGTCAAATGGACTTGTGCCGGAGACACAGACTTTACACTGGAAAATACAGACAAGGAAAACAGAGGAACAGACATCGTCCTTCATCTATCAGCGGATTCAGTAGAGTTCAGTGAAAATTACAAGATTCAAGAGCTACTCGAGAAATTCTGCAAGTTTTTGCCCATTCCCATCCAACTTGGCACAAAAACAGAAAAGCATACTGTTGATGATGTAGAAACAGATGTAGAGGTCCCTAACATCATCAACAATATCTCTCCACTATGGAAGAAATCGCCCTCAGAAGCATCGGATCAGGATTATATTTCATTTTATCAGGAACTTTATCCATTTTCACCTGAGCCTTTATTTTGGATACACCTGAATATTGATTATCCGTTTCATCTGACCGGAATATTATATTTTCCAAAAATTAAAAATCAACTTGAAGTTCAGAAAAACAAGATACACCTTTACAGCAATCAGGTATTTGTAACTGATGATGTAAAAGAGATTGTACCTGAGTTTTTAATGCTTCTCCATGGAGTGATCGATTCACCGGATATTCCACTCAATGTATCTAGGTCTTATTTACAATCTGATCAGCAGGTTCGCAAAATAACAGGCTATATCACCAAGAAAGTGGCTGAAAAGCTACACGATTTATTTAAAAAAGACAGGCTTGATTTTGAAAAGAAATGGGATGATATTGGAGTTTTTATCAAGTATGGTATGATCTCTGATGACAAATTCGCAGAGAAAGCCCATCAATTTGCATTGTTAAAAAATTCAGAGAAGCAGTATTTTACATTGGAAGAATACAAGGAGAAAATAAAAGAGCTCCAAACGGATAAGAACCAAAAATTGAATTTGCTGTATTCTTCGGATCCTCACAGCCAATTTGCATCGATCAGGAAATGCACAGATCGCGGATATGATGTAGTCATTTTTGATAATGTGATAGACAACCATTTTATTCAACATCTGGAGTACAAAGAATCACTCCAATGCAAAAGAGTAGATGCAGATACAATAGACAAGCTGATAGAAAAAGAATCTGTTGCTGAGTCCGTCCTGAGTGAGGAAGAGATGAAAGCTGTAGAGAACTTGTTCAAACAAAGCAGTCAGAATAAGTCATCTCAGACGCTGGTGCAATCGCTGTCTCCAAGTGATCCACCGATCCAGATCGTCAGACCTGAATTCATGCGAAGAATGAGTGAAATGCAACACATGATGCACTTTATGAAGGGAGATGAAGCAAACCCATTTAAAGACAGCTATACAGTAGTTGTCAATGCCAATCACTCATTGATTTGTGATAAGTTGCAGAAAGAACAAAATGATGATGAAAAGAATAATTTAGTCAATTATTTAATCCAACTGGCGATGATTGAAAACCAAATGCTTTCAGGTAAGGAGTTACACGAGTTTGTTCAGGATCGTTTGCAGCAAATTGGCTAG
- a CDS encoding SDR family oxidoreductase: MISIDLSGKNALVCGASQGIGRACAIVLAKAGARVTAVARNAEKLSELMKELSGPPVSSHQYLVLDLKQTQEVRMRVHQLALQGPIHILINNTGGPPPGPAIKAEEEEYLDAFRQHLICNQIITSTLISGMKAASYGRIINIISTSVKQPIDNLGVSNTIRAAVASWAKTLANELGQYNITVNNILPGATQTERLEEIIRREQQIKSLERVEIVRQLSSSIPMGRFGQPQEIASAALFLASPLASYINGINLPVDGGRTKCL, from the coding sequence ATGATTTCAATAGACCTCTCAGGAAAAAATGCGCTCGTCTGCGGTGCAAGTCAGGGCATAGGAAGAGCATGTGCCATAGTTCTGGCAAAAGCAGGAGCTAGAGTTACTGCAGTAGCTCGGAATGCTGAAAAACTTTCTGAACTCATGAAGGAGCTTTCAGGACCTCCGGTCTCATCTCATCAGTATCTGGTATTGGACCTCAAACAAACTCAGGAAGTTAGAATGAGGGTTCACCAGTTAGCATTGCAAGGTCCGATACACATTTTGATCAACAATACGGGAGGGCCTCCTCCCGGACCAGCTATCAAGGCTGAAGAAGAAGAATATTTAGATGCTTTTCGACAGCACTTGATTTGTAATCAAATCATCACTTCCACTTTGATCTCAGGGATGAAGGCTGCATCTTATGGGAGAATTATCAATATTATCTCTACTTCAGTCAAACAACCCATAGATAATTTAGGAGTTTCCAATACGATAAGAGCAGCTGTTGCTTCTTGGGCAAAAACACTAGCGAACGAATTGGGACAATACAACATCACAGTAAATAATATCTTACCTGGTGCAACCCAAACCGAACGATTGGAAGAGATCATACGGCGAGAGCAACAAATTAAATCTCTGGAGCGAGTTGAAATAGTACGTCAACTTAGCTCAAGTATACCAATGGGTCGATTTGGACAGCCGCAGGAAATAGCATCAGCTGCTCTGTTTCTTGCTTCACCGCTCGCTTCCTATATTAATGGAATCAACTTACCTGTGGATGGAGGTAGGACAAAATGCCTATAA
- the xth gene encoding exodeoxyribonuclease III, with protein sequence MKKIVSLNANGLRSAMQKNLHGWLEENGFDCVCIQETKMDQSMADEHLFGSQGYRAYWSCAEKKGYSGVMTLTKEEPLSVVHGCGIPEYDREGRFVLLDFGQWSLLNVYIPSGSSGEDRHEFKMKFLDRTLPFFKECIRKYKNLIVVGDYNIVHEDIDIHNPERKDMPSGFRPEERSWLHTWFSELFVDSFRVIHPSVQEFSWWSYRAGSYDKNKGWRIDYHSITPGLKDSVKSFEHQRKYRFSDHCPLVAEYEI encoded by the coding sequence ATGAAGAAAATAGTTTCTCTTAATGCGAATGGACTAAGATCAGCAATGCAAAAAAATCTTCATGGATGGCTTGAAGAAAATGGATTTGATTGCGTCTGCATTCAAGAGACAAAAATGGACCAAAGCATGGCAGATGAACACCTGTTTGGTTCTCAAGGATATCGTGCCTACTGGTCATGTGCAGAAAAAAAAGGCTATAGCGGCGTGATGACGCTGACCAAGGAAGAACCCCTTTCAGTGGTACATGGATGCGGCATCCCCGAATACGACAGGGAGGGAAGATTTGTACTTTTGGACTTTGGACAATGGAGTTTGCTCAACGTTTATATTCCCTCAGGCTCTTCAGGTGAAGACAGACATGAGTTTAAAATGAAATTCCTGGATCGGACTTTGCCGTTTTTTAAAGAATGTATCCGAAAATATAAAAATCTGATCGTGGTAGGCGATTACAATATTGTGCATGAAGATATTGACATCCACAATCCAGAACGAAAGGATATGCCGAGTGGTTTTCGACCGGAAGAAAGATCCTGGCTACATACTTGGTTTTCGGAATTATTCGTAGATAGTTTTAGAGTAATACACCCTTCTGTACAAGAATTTAGTTGGTGGAGTTACAGGGCAGGATCATATGACAAAAACAAAGGTTGGAGGATAGATTATCACTCCATCACGCCTGGATTAAAAGACTCAGTAAAATCGTTTGAGCATCAGAGGAAATATAGATTTTCCGACCACTGCCCATTAGTGGCGGAATATGAAATTTAA
- a CDS encoding carboxy terminal-processing peptidase — protein sequence MEYKRSWLFLMPSFILVICLTAYCRTEPEPKSREGLLLKSVYDILQGYHYSPQNVNDDFSQTVFKEYLLNLDAGKRLFTSQDLNLLESERMLIDDQFKNGETSFFDKSNDLMDKALEKAESYFYSFIDMPFVFKSEENISLDEEIRPYAKDDAELKDFWRKSIQYELMSRYYDDKKNLEKENKTKPADSLEIDIRKEVKDNFEGWFKRMKEFKRNDRFEIYLNTLTHQYDPHTDYLSPKDKEDFNINMTGKLEGIGARLQTDREYTKVVSIVPGGPAWKQKDLENNDLILSVQQKDQNPVDIKGMVIDDVVKMIRGKKGTIVTLKVKKSSGVVKDITITRDEVIMDEGFARSAIIGVDSLLSHVGYIKLPRFYADFDNPNGPSAAKDIANELKKLKAEGATSLILDLRNNGGGSLQEVVEMAGLFIEEGPIVQVRSRGNISPYMDPDPSVHFDGPMVILVNSNSASASEIIAACLQDYKRAVILGGESTFGKGTVQRFVNLDRTVNQNVIQLASGGDPIAVKPLGEVKITIQKYYRVNGGSVQLKGVEPDVLVPNYYTYLDNGEKEYEHPMPYDVIKKENYVQNVFSISNLDEIKAKSKDRIKNNPTYSLIDENAKRLKSLRDQQVFPLNYDRFAGIMKERNELAKKFENLGKDVIPHLKSTNLQSDMDYINMDSSRVGRNEDFLKSISKDQEILESIYVLNDVKKQK from the coding sequence ATGGAATATAAAAGATCCTGGTTATTTTTGATGCCATCCTTTATACTGGTGATTTGTCTGACAGCTTATTGCCGCACAGAACCTGAACCAAAATCTCGCGAAGGCCTGCTACTGAAGAGCGTTTATGACATCCTTCAAGGATATCATTACAGTCCACAAAATGTCAATGACGATTTTTCGCAAACGGTATTTAAAGAGTATTTACTCAACCTGGATGCCGGAAAACGCCTGTTTACATCACAGGATCTAAATCTTTTGGAATCAGAAAGAATGCTCATCGATGACCAGTTCAAGAATGGTGAAACTTCATTCTTTGATAAGTCTAATGATTTGATGGACAAAGCCTTGGAAAAAGCAGAAAGCTATTTTTATTCATTCATTGATATGCCTTTCGTATTCAAATCAGAAGAAAACATTTCTTTGGATGAAGAGATCAGACCATACGCAAAAGATGATGCAGAGCTCAAGGATTTCTGGCGAAAATCAATCCAATATGAATTGATGAGTCGATATTATGATGACAAAAAAAATCTCGAAAAAGAAAACAAAACCAAACCAGCAGACAGTCTGGAAATTGATATTAGAAAAGAAGTCAAAGATAATTTCGAAGGGTGGTTTAAAAGGATGAAAGAATTCAAACGCAATGATCGTTTTGAAATCTATCTCAATACATTGACACATCAATATGATCCACATACAGACTACCTCTCTCCAAAAGATAAAGAAGATTTCAATATCAACATGACCGGTAAACTGGAAGGAATCGGAGCCCGACTGCAAACTGACCGTGAATATACTAAAGTGGTATCCATTGTTCCGGGTGGCCCGGCTTGGAAACAAAAAGATCTCGAAAACAATGACCTCATTCTGAGCGTACAGCAAAAAGATCAAAATCCAGTTGACATCAAAGGGATGGTGATCGATGATGTCGTTAAAATGATTCGCGGTAAAAAAGGCACAATCGTCACACTCAAAGTCAAGAAATCCAGTGGTGTGGTAAAGGATATAACAATTACGAGAGATGAGGTCATCATGGATGAAGGATTTGCCAGGTCGGCAATTATCGGTGTGGATAGTTTGCTTTCGCACGTAGGCTACATCAAATTGCCTAGATTTTATGCAGACTTTGACAATCCTAATGGTCCAAGTGCAGCTAAAGATATCGCGAATGAGCTGAAAAAACTAAAAGCTGAAGGTGCTACGAGTTTGATATTGGACCTAAGAAACAATGGCGGTGGATCCCTGCAAGAAGTTGTTGAGATGGCTGGTTTATTCATCGAGGAAGGACCAATCGTGCAGGTACGTAGCCGTGGCAATATAAGTCCATATATGGATCCTGACCCTTCTGTACATTTTGATGGACCAATGGTAATTCTGGTAAACAGCAACAGTGCATCAGCTTCAGAAATTATCGCAGCATGTCTTCAGGATTACAAACGAGCGGTAATTTTAGGTGGTGAATCTACATTTGGAAAAGGTACTGTCCAGCGATTTGTAAATCTGGATCGGACTGTTAATCAAAATGTGATTCAACTCGCTTCAGGTGGTGATCCTATCGCTGTAAAACCACTTGGTGAAGTAAAAATCACGATTCAAAAATACTATAGGGTAAATGGAGGTTCTGTTCAATTGAAAGGTGTTGAACCAGATGTTTTGGTACCGAATTATTATACCTATCTGGATAATGGCGAAAAAGAATACGAGCATCCAATGCCATACGACGTAATCAAAAAAGAAAATTACGTTCAAAATGTATTTTCAATTTCCAATTTAGATGAAATTAAAGCCAAAAGCAAAGACAGAATAAAAAACAATCCGACATATAGTTTGATTGATGAAAATGCTAAAAGGTTGAAAAGTCTCAGAGATCAACAAGTTTTTCCTTTGAATTATGACAGATTTGCTGGTATAATGAAAGAAAGGAATGAATTGGCAAAGAAGTTCGAGAATCTGGGGAAAGATGTGATTCCACATCTGAAGAGTACAAACCTTCAATCCGATATGGATTATATCAATATGGATTCCAGCAGAGTGGGAAGAAATGAAGATTTTTTAAAATCTATTTCAAAAGATCAGGAAATCTTAGAGTCGATTTATGTATTGAATGATGTAAAAAAACAAAAATAA